The Toxorhynchites rutilus septentrionalis strain SRP chromosome 3, ASM2978413v1, whole genome shotgun sequence genome includes a region encoding these proteins:
- the LOC129773529 gene encoding uncharacterized protein LOC129773529, giving the protein MVMHHYIIDSVFDWERFSNWNRLTRTVGFVVRYLGNLRAIARRLPTTKGPLSQEELAKVEAWIFHSTQKEFFAKEVTMLSTVYTTGKSVRLDSEFFKLSPFLDKNGVLRVETRISLAAFASYDTRNPIILPRYHRVTKLIILWYHQKLLHGNMETVINELRQRFHVSNLRTVVRSAVKECLQCRVSKAVPSVPRMSPLPAARLGAFFRPFTFVGLDYFGPMTVRVGRSNVKRWVALFTCLSIRVVHLEVVHSLSTESCKMAVRRFVARRGSPSETYSDNATNFLGASYELRNEIRSINGNIAETFTNSNTKWLFIPPASPHMGGAWERMVRSVKVAFYAISTTKLPTEEMFGTVLVEAGA; this is encoded by the coding sequence ATGGTAATGCATCATTATATCATCGATTCGGTGTTTGACTGGGAGCGGTTTTCAAATTGGAACCGTTTGACTAGAACCGTTGGGTTCGTGGTTCGATATCTCGGAAATTTGAGGGCAATAGCACGGCGACTTCCTACAACGAAGGGCCCGCTGAGTCAAGAAGAGTTGGCAAAAGTGGAGGCGTGGATATTTCATTCAACCCAAAAAGAGTTCTTCGCAAAGGAAGTGACCATGTTGTCTACAGTTTATACTACAGGAAAAAGTGTGAGACTAGATAGTGAGTTCTTCAAACTTTCTCCGTTTCTTGATAAAAACGGCGTTTTGCGTGTGGAAACCAGAATAAGTTTAGCAGCATTTGCATCATATGACACAAGAAATCCTATCATTCTTCCTCGGTATCATCGTGTAACCAAGTTGATCATCTTGTGGTATCATCAGAAGCTTCTACACGGTAATATGGAAACCGTAATTAATGAGTTACGACAGCGATTCCATGTATCCAACCTACGCACCGTCGTTCGAAGCGCAGTGAAGGAATGTCTGCAATGTAGAGTGTCCAAGGCAGTTCCTTCGGTACCCAGAATGAGTCCTTTACCAGCGGCCAGGCTAGGGGCATTTTTCCGACCGTTTACATTTGTCGGTCTGGACTACTTTGGCCCAATGACGGTCCGCGTAGGACGTAGCAATGTGAAACGTTGGGTAGCGTTATTTACGTGTCTTTCCATCCGTGTTGTGCATCTAGAAGTAGTGCATTCATTGTCGACAGAATCGTGTAAGATGGCTGTTCGGCGGTTTGTGGCACGGCGTGGATCTCCGTCAGAAACTTACAGCGATAACGCGACAAACTTCCTAGGTGCCAGCTACGAACTTCGGAACGAGATCAGGTCCATCAACGGGAACATAGCTGAAACTTTCACGAATTCCAACACAAAGTGGTTATTCATTCCCCCGGCCTCCCCACACATGGGAGGCGCTTGGGAGAGAATGGTGCGAAGCGTAAAAGTTGCGTTTTACGCTATCTCCACTACTAAGCTTCCCACGGAGGAGATGTTTGGTACTGTTTTAGTGGAGGCCGGAGCATAG